In Nicotiana tabacum cultivar K326 chromosome 19, ASM71507v2, whole genome shotgun sequence, one DNA window encodes the following:
- the LOC107796023 gene encoding cytochrome b561 and DOMON domain-containing protein At3g25290 yields MASHLHIFLASLVVLLFISPSTSLTCSSQTFSSNTKFTNCTDLPALKSFLHWTFDPTKSTLSVAYIASPASPDGWIAWGLNPSAPAMVGTQSLIAFKDPKGAMVVKTYNLTSYKSITESKLLYNVLDSKAESSNGTMKIFATLELPENTTTVNQVWQVGPAVKDGKPVVHKFDTENLASKATLDLAATSSGGEGNKNAGSSASSNNSSSQSGNESGGSSSILKSENGFFPFLFFLGVVLLQL; encoded by the coding sequence ATGGCCTCTCATTTACACATCTTTCTTGCCTCCCTTGTTGTTCTTCTCTTCATCTCACCTTCCACATCTCTAACTTGCTCATCTCAAACATTTTCCAGCAACACCAAATTCACCAATTGTACTGATCTTCCTGCTCTCAAATCTTTCCTCCACTGGACCTTTGACCCCACCAAATCCACCCTATCTGTTGCCTATATTGCTTCTCCAGCTTCCCCTGATGGTTGGATTGCTTGGGGTCTCAACCCCTCTGCCCCAGCTATGGTTGGCACGCAATCCCTTATAGCATTCAAAGATCCCAAAGGGGCCATGGTTGTAAAGACTTACAACCTTACTTCTTACAAATCAATTACAGAGTCTAAGCTTTTGTACAATGTGTTGGATTCGAAAGCAGAGTCATCTAATGGGACCATGAAAATCTTTGCCACGTTGGAGTTGCCGGAAAATACAACGACGGTGAATCAAGTATGGCAGGTGGGGCCTGCGGTGAAAGATGGAAAGCCGGTGGTACATAAGTTTGATACTGAAAATTTGGCATCTAAAGCTACTCTGGATTTGGCTGCTACTTCTTCTGGAGGTGAAGGGAATAAGAATGCTGGTTCCTCTGCTAGTAGTAATAATAGTAGTAGCCAAAGTGGAAATGAGAGTGGAGGATCTTCAAGTATTTTGAAGAGTGAAAATGGTTTTTTTCCCTTCTTGTTCTTCCTCGGAGTTGTGCTTTTGCAGCTTTAG